One segment of Fuscovulum ytuae DNA contains the following:
- a CDS encoding pyrimidine 5'-nucleotidase, with the protein MPAEQFRHIRTWVFDLDNTLYPPHMRLFDQIEVRMTNWVMQALGVDRDHADHLRASYWRLYGTTLAGLMAEHRIDPDAYLADVHDIDFSVLSPDPALADRIAALPGRRIVYTNADTPYAHRVLKARGLTGLFDAVYGVEHANYRPKPERQAFETVFTLDGLDPATAAMFEDDARNLAAPHAMGMRTVHIAPEPEPADHIHHHSPDLSAFLAQLIQR; encoded by the coding sequence ATGCCAGCAGAACAGTTCCGCCATATCCGCACTTGGGTCTTCGACCTCGACAACACGCTTTACCCACCGCATATGCGCCTCTTCGATCAGATTGAGGTGCGCATGACCAATTGGGTGATGCAGGCCTTGGGCGTCGACCGCGATCATGCCGATCATCTGCGCGCCTCCTATTGGCGGCTCTACGGCACCACGCTCGCGGGCCTGATGGCCGAGCATCGCATCGACCCCGATGCGTATTTGGCCGATGTCCATGACATCGACTTTTCGGTTCTGTCGCCCGATCCGGCCTTGGCCGATCGCATCGCCGCCCTGCCCGGCCGCCGCATCGTCTACACCAATGCCGATACGCCCTATGCCCATCGCGTGCTAAAAGCGCGCGGCCTGACCGGCCTTTTCGATGCGGTCTATGGCGTGGAACATGCGAATTACCGCCCGAAACCCGAACGGCAGGCCTTCGAGACGGTCTTCACGCTGGACGGCCTTGATCCCGCCACTGCCGCCATGTTCGAAGATGACGCCCGCAACCTTGCCGCGCCACATGCGATGGGGATGCGCACCGTCCATATCGCCCCGGAACCCGAACCGGCGGACCATATCCACCACCACAGCCCCGACCTGTCGGCTTTCCTCGCCCAGCTGATCCAGCGCTGA
- a CDS encoding GntR family transcriptional regulator: MQKDAYTLILEAIEAGLYKPGDRLVESELAERLGVSRTPVREALQRLETQAMLTRDGRSLIVASLDHNQLAELYAVRTELEGLAARLAARHATDEEIRVLKGMVEDDRTLLGGDPKLLSRANKRFHKQIHLASHNRFLVQQLDLVHRSMALMANTSFAAEGRDEVALAEHDQIVRAIEGRDGEAAYQALRQHISKAFETRLRVEAGEIRMR; encoded by the coding sequence GTGCAGAAAGATGCCTATACGCTGATCCTCGAGGCGATCGAAGCGGGGCTTTACAAGCCCGGTGATCGGCTGGTGGAATCGGAACTGGCAGAGCGGTTGGGCGTATCGCGCACGCCGGTGCGCGAGGCTTTGCAGCGGCTGGAGACGCAGGCGATGCTGACGCGGGACGGGCGCAGCCTGATTGTCGCATCGCTGGACCATAATCAATTGGCCGAGCTTTATGCGGTGCGGACCGAGTTGGAGGGGCTGGCTGCGCGGCTGGCGGCGCGACATGCGACGGATGAGGAAATCCGCGTCTTGAAGGGCATGGTGGAGGATGACCGCACGCTCCTTGGGGGCGATCCGAAACTGTTAAGCCGGGCGAACAAGCGGTTTCACAAGCAGATTCATCTGGCCAGCCATAACCGGTTTCTGGTGCAGCAGTTGGACCTTGTGCATCGGTCCATGGCCTTGATGGCCAACACGTCCTTTGCCGCCGAGGGGCGCGACGAGGTGGCGCTGGCCGAGCATGACCAGATCGTGCGGGCGATTGAGGGACGGGATGGCGAGGCGGCCTATCAGGCGCTGCGCCAGCATATCAGCAAGGCCTTTGAGACGCGGCTTCGGGTGGAGGCGGGCGAGATAAGGATGCGGTGA
- a CDS encoding glycosyltransferase family 2 protein encodes MPPTPPDRPIGAALPLRPKDDAVRIARRRSAGLPAVAPVRLTTGLAPGLAPFGPGTPSDRSATASPHGLAEAPAAFLHPADLARPRAFAPVFDPVAVPPDQNLIARYTARLCLRHGLLPWQVRDGETLILTASPAGFETHRTALAAAFGPAIRPLPCPRDRIEAALLAHASDALTEAAEYSLAPRHSARSLNHRAIAVAFALLFLALASGLALGADRALPVLFALAILSLYALFLLKAAACIATLRHGPALQPPPLPDDLLPIISVLIPLYGEAEIATRLLKRIARIDYPADRLDILILTEEDDTPTRLTLASAPLPQGVRVLAVPKGRVRTKPRALNFGLDFCRGNIIGIWDAEDAPAPDQLRKVAAAFDAAPPDLACLQGALDFYNPSTNWIARCFTMEYALWFRLFLPGLERLDLPMPLGGTTLFLRRDRIEAAGGWDAHNVTEDADLGLRLARMGLRIGTLDSTTMEEANCRIRPWIKQRSRWSKGYLMTWLVHMRAPVVLLRDLGLRRFLAVQALLLGSLITGMLGPLILLLWGYSLPFAALQSIPASLPDWVMLSLILIKIADFAFIHLAMRRTTHNAAAWWLLLMKPYALLGTIATVKAIGEAPLRPFHWDKTRHGQFHDPDPETEAAPQEAVTASLSRPPPPEAASQRPC; translated from the coding sequence ATGCCCCCCACACCTCCCGATCGTCCGATCGGCGCGGCACTTCCTCTGCGCCCGAAAGATGACGCCGTCCGCATCGCCCGTCGCCGCAGCGCAGGCCTTCCCGCCGTCGCGCCCGTGCGCCTGACCACGGGCCTTGCCCCCGGCCTTGCCCCCTTCGGCCCCGGCACCCCGTCGGACCGCAGCGCCACCGCCTCACCCCATGGCCTGGCCGAGGCGCCTGCCGCCTTCCTCCACCCCGCCGATCTGGCCCGCCCCCGCGCCTTTGCCCCCGTCTTCGACCCCGTCGCCGTCCCCCCGGACCAGAACCTGATCGCCCGCTACACCGCCCGCCTCTGCCTGCGCCACGGCCTTTTGCCATGGCAGGTCCGCGATGGGGAAACCCTCATCCTCACCGCCAGTCCCGCCGGTTTCGAAACCCACCGCACCGCGCTTGCCGCAGCCTTCGGCCCCGCCATCCGCCCCCTTCCCTGCCCCCGCGACCGGATCGAGGCAGCCCTGCTCGCCCATGCCAGCGACGCCCTGACCGAAGCCGCCGAATACAGCCTCGCCCCGCGTCACAGCGCCCGCAGCCTGAACCACCGCGCCATCGCGGTGGCCTTCGCACTCCTCTTCCTCGCCCTCGCCTCTGGCCTCGCCTTGGGCGCTGATCGCGCGCTGCCCGTCCTCTTTGCCCTTGCCATCCTGTCGCTCTACGCGCTCTTCCTGCTCAAGGCCGCAGCCTGCATCGCCACCCTTCGGCATGGCCCGGCCCTCCAGCCCCCGCCCCTGCCCGACGACCTTCTCCCTATCATCTCCGTCCTCATCCCCCTTTATGGCGAGGCCGAGATTGCCACCCGCCTCCTCAAACGCATCGCCCGGATCGACTATCCCGCCGACCGCCTCGACATCCTGATCCTGACCGAGGAAGACGACACCCCCACCCGCCTGACCCTCGCCTCGGCCCCCCTTCCGCAAGGCGTGCGCGTCCTCGCCGTGCCCAAAGGCCGTGTCCGCACCAAACCCCGCGCCCTCAATTTCGGCCTCGATTTCTGCCGGGGCAACATCATCGGGATCTGGGATGCCGAAGATGCCCCCGCCCCGGATCAACTGCGCAAGGTCGCCGCCGCCTTCGACGCCGCCCCGCCCGATCTGGCCTGCCTGCAAGGGGCGCTCGACTTCTACAACCCCTCCACCAACTGGATCGCGCGCTGCTTTACCATGGAATACGCGCTCTGGTTCCGCCTCTTCCTGCCGGGGCTTGAACGGCTTGACTTGCCCATGCCCTTGGGCGGCACCACCCTTTTCCTGCGCCGCGACCGGATCGAGGCGGCGGGGGGATGGGATGCCCATAACGTCACCGAAGATGCCGATCTCGGTCTCCGCCTTGCGCGCATGGGCCTGCGCATCGGCACGCTCGACAGCACCACGATGGAAGAGGCCAACTGCCGCATCCGCCCCTGGATCAAACAACGCTCACGCTGGTCCAAGGGCTATCTGATGACATGGCTCGTCCATATGCGCGCGCCAGTGGTGCTGTTGCGCGATCTGGGACTGCGCCGTTTCCTTGCGGTGCAAGCCCTCCTTCTCGGCTCGCTCATCACCGGGATGCTCGGTCCCCTTATTCTGTTGTTATGGGGCTACAGCCTGCCCTTCGCGGCCCTGCAATCCATACCCGCCAGCCTGCCCGATTGGGTGATGCTGTCCCTCATCCTGATCAAGATCGCGGATTTCGCCTTCATCCATCTGGCCATGCGCCGCACCACGCATAACGCCGCCGCTTGGTGGCTTCTCTTGATGAAGCCCTACGCGCTCTTGGGCACCATCGCCACCGTCAAGGCAATCGGTGAGGCACCGCTGCGCCCCTTCCACTGGGACAAGACCCGCCACGGCCAATTCCACGACCCCGATCCAGAGACCGAAGCAGCGCCGCAAGAAGCCGTCACCGCATCCTTATCTCGCCCGCCTCCACCCGAAGCCGCGTCTCAAAGGCCTTGCTGA
- the carA gene encoding glutamine-hydrolyzing carbamoyl-phosphate synthase small subunit, with translation MPASAKPTACLALSDGTIFYGKGFGATGETVAELVFNTAMTGYQEIMTDPSYAGQVVTFTFPHVGNVGVTPEDDETATPVAAGMVVKWDPTEPSNWRATGELTQWLTQKGRIGIGGIDTRRLTRAIRQQGAPHVALAHDPEGNFDIAALVAKARGWKGLVGLDLAKDVTCTQSYRWNEMRWAWPEGYTERKGDGFRVVAIDYGAKRNILRCLASAGCDVTVLPATATAEDVLALNPEGVFLSNGPGDPAATGEYAVPMIQGVLARDLPLFGICLGHQMLALALGAKTVKMNHGHHGANHPVKDLTTGKVEITSMNHGFTVDSQTLPKGVSETHVSLFDGSNCGIAVDGKPIFSVQYHPEASPGPQDSYYLFERFAAALRERRAA, from the coding sequence ATGCCCGCTTCTGCGAAACCGACCGCATGTCTCGCTCTCTCGGACGGAACCATCTTCTACGGCAAGGGCTTCGGCGCGACCGGCGAAACGGTGGCCGAACTTGTGTTCAACACCGCGATGACCGGCTATCAGGAAATCATGACCGACCCTTCCTATGCTGGGCAGGTCGTGACCTTCACCTTCCCCCATGTCGGCAATGTCGGCGTCACCCCCGAGGATGACGAAACCGCCACCCCCGTCGCCGCCGGCATGGTGGTGAAATGGGACCCGACCGAACCGTCCAACTGGCGCGCCACGGGCGAATTGACCCAATGGCTGACCCAGAAAGGCCGCATCGGCATTGGCGGGATCGACACGCGTCGCCTGACCCGCGCCATTCGCCAGCAGGGCGCGCCCCATGTGGCACTGGCCCATGATCCCGAAGGCAATTTCGACATCGCCGCCCTTGTCGCCAAGGCGCGCGGCTGGAAAGGCCTTGTCGGCCTTGACCTTGCCAAGGATGTCACCTGCACCCAATCCTACCGCTGGAACGAAATGCGCTGGGCTTGGCCTGAAGGCTATACCGAACGCAAGGGTGATGGCTTCCGCGTTGTCGCCATCGACTATGGCGCGAAACGCAATATCCTGCGCTGCCTTGCCTCGGCCGGTTGTGACGTGACCGTCCTGCCCGCCACCGCGACGGCCGAAGATGTGCTGGCCCTCAACCCCGAAGGCGTGTTCCTGTCGAACGGCCCCGGCGACCCCGCCGCCACGGGCGAATATGCCGTCCCGATGATCCAAGGCGTTCTCGCCCGCGACCTGCCGCTGTTCGGCATCTGCCTTGGCCACCAGATGCTCGCCCTCGCGCTCGGGGCCAAGACCGTCAAGATGAACCACGGCCATCATGGCGCGAACCACCCCGTCAAGGACCTCACTACCGGCAAGGTGGAAATCACCTCGATGAACCACGGCTTCACCGTGGACAGCCAGACCTTGCCGAAAGGGGTAAGCGAGACGCATGTCTCTCTTTTCGATGGGTCCAATTGCGGCATCGCAGTGGATGGGAAGCCGATCTTCTCGGTCCAGTACCACCCCGAGGCCTCGCCCGGCCCGCAAGACAGCTATTACCTCTTCGAACGCTTCGCCGCCGCCCTGCGCGAAAGGCGCGCCGCCTGA
- a CDS encoding GatB/YqeY domain-containing protein → MSLRERLQAALKEAMKAKEAERLSTLRLINAAIKDREIASRGEGTEMEVGDPEILAIMGKMVKQRQESVRAYEEGGRLELAEKEMNEIKVIEEFLPRQLTADEVEAAIKAAIGEVGASGIRDMGRVMAVLKGKYTGQMDFGAVGPKVKDLLA, encoded by the coding sequence ATGTCTTTGCGCGAAAGGCTGCAAGCCGCGCTGAAAGAGGCGATGAAGGCGAAAGAGGCGGAGCGGCTGTCTACGCTGCGCCTGATCAATGCCGCCATCAAGGATCGCGAGATCGCCAGCCGGGGCGAAGGCACCGAGATGGAGGTGGGCGATCCCGAGATTCTTGCCATCATGGGGAAGATGGTCAAGCAACGTCAGGAAAGCGTGCGCGCCTATGAAGAGGGCGGGCGGCTGGAACTGGCCGAGAAAGAGATGAACGAGATCAAGGTGATCGAGGAATTCCTTCCGCGTCAGTTGACCGCCGATGAGGTGGAGGCGGCGATCAAGGCCGCGATTGGGGAAGTGGGGGCCAGCGGCATCCGCGACATGGGGCGCGTGATGGCGGTTCTGAAGGGAAAATATACCGGCCAGATGGATTTTGGCGCGGTGGGGCCGAAGGTGAAGGACCTGCTGGCCTGA
- a CDS encoding bile acid:sodium symporter family protein, producing MVGPLEQAILALMIAVIMLGMGASLTPRDFTSALKRPQGLFIGLMSQYGFMPLIAVTLALTLPVSEPVKIGLLIMGCMPGGTTSNIFTYFSKGNLALSVLMTVNSTLFGVLLIPILLVVYAAGLNVAIPAENIIVTLVLLLVPVAIGMALRRWNANVGALVELGGSALGIIFILFLLVSWVPRNWGFLLGTPASVFVAAIGLGLFGFLFGYGLSRLMRQTPRDARTVAMETGIQNGPLAVALVVLTFAGTEQQEILAIPVLYSLFIVISSSLLTFWFRRIDARSQQALPKSLL from the coding sequence ATGGTCGGACCGCTGGAACAGGCCATCCTCGCGCTGATGATCGCTGTCATCATGCTGGGCATGGGGGCCTCTCTCACCCCGCGCGATTTTACCTCGGCGCTCAAACGGCCCCAAGGGCTGTTCATTGGGCTGATGTCGCAATACGGCTTCATGCCGCTGATCGCCGTCACCCTCGCCCTGACCCTGCCGGTCAGCGAACCCGTCAAGATCGGCCTTCTCATCATGGGCTGCATGCCGGGGGGAACGACCTCGAACATCTTCACCTATTTCTCCAAGGGCAATCTGGCGCTTTCGGTGCTGATGACGGTGAATTCCACCCTGTTTGGCGTGCTTTTGATCCCCATCCTTCTGGTTGTCTATGCCGCCGGCCTGAATGTCGCCATCCCGGCGGAAAACATCATCGTCACCCTTGTCCTTTTGCTCGTGCCCGTGGCCATTGGCATGGCGCTCCGGCGCTGGAATGCCAATGTGGGGGCGCTGGTGGAACTCGGCGGCTCCGCGCTGGGGATCATCTTCATCCTTTTCCTGCTGGTGTCTTGGGTGCCGCGCAATTGGGGCTTTCTGCTGGGAACCCCCGCTTCGGTCTTCGTCGCCGCCATCGGCCTTGGGCTTTTTGGCTTTCTCTTCGGCTATGGCCTGTCGCGCCTCATGCGCCAGACACCGCGCGACGCGCGCACCGTGGCGATGGAGACGGGCATCCAGAACGGCCCCTTGGCCGTGGCTCTTGTCGTGCTGACCTTCGCAGGCACCGAACAGCAAGAGATCCTCGCCATCCCCGTGCTCTACTCCCTTTTCATCGTGATCAGTTCCAGCCTGCTGACCTTCTGGTTCCGCCGCATCGACGCACGGTCACAGCAAGCCTTGCCGAAATCGCTGCTCTAG
- a CDS encoding AMP-binding protein — protein sequence MTIALRPWAGAYPSGVPAEVTAPLARTLGQLVRDTAAREGDRTAYTVVMPNGMYGDLSFAEVDRLSDAFAAWLREVAGVQTGDRVALQTPNSLTVPVVAFGVFKAGCVLVNVNPLYTAAEMAHQIADAGPKVIVITDMFCDKLAEAGRSVPLPRVVVTRVAELMPRPVRGVIGLVQKHWDRSIPAIPFAHERLPEVLAEGARLPRKAYDADLSETAIAVLQYTGGTTGVAKGAILTHRNLLMNMAQAMTFINPHVAPGKEVVLTAIPTYHILAFTLNLLGFFHLGARNLLIPNPRPLSNLKRAFENYPITWIIGVNTLFNGLMNEYWFTDNPPRHLKASFAGGMALHGAVADRWHSLTGTEIVEGYGLTETSPVATGNPIGAARRGSIGIPMPSTDVRLLDEDGQDVPPGTPGEFAIRGPQVMQGYWNRPDETSAVLCAKGFLRTGDIAVMDDDGYFRIVDRKKDMILVSGFNVYPNEVEDCLARHPAVQECAVIGVPDGAAGELVRAYVVLRDPGVTEADLRAHCKESLTAYKVPRQIHFRDDLPKTNVGKILRRSLRDEALSQMKGA from the coding sequence GTGACCATAGCATTGCGCCCCTGGGCGGGGGCCTATCCATCAGGCGTGCCCGCCGAAGTGACCGCCCCCCTCGCCCGAACCCTTGGCCAATTGGTGCGCGACACCGCCGCCCGCGAAGGTGACCGCACCGCCTATACCGTCGTCATGCCCAATGGCATGTATGGCGACCTCAGCTTTGCCGAGGTGGACCGTCTCTCTGACGCCTTCGCCGCTTGGCTGCGCGAGGTGGCGGGGGTCCAGACGGGGGATCGTGTCGCGCTGCAAACGCCCAATTCCCTGACCGTGCCGGTGGTGGCTTTCGGCGTGTTCAAGGCGGGCTGCGTGCTGGTCAACGTCAACCCGCTCTATACGGCAGCCGAGATGGCGCATCAGATCGCCGATGCCGGCCCCAAGGTGATCGTCATCACCGACATGTTCTGCGACAAGCTGGCCGAAGCGGGCCGCAGCGTCCCCCTGCCACGCGTCGTTGTCACCCGTGTGGCCGAGTTGATGCCGCGTCCCGTGCGCGGGGTGATCGGTCTGGTGCAAAAACATTGGGACCGCTCCATTCCCGCCATCCCCTTCGCGCATGAGCGTCTGCCCGAGGTGCTTGCTGAAGGGGCACGCCTGCCCCGCAAGGCCTATGATGCGGACCTTTCGGAAACCGCCATCGCCGTGCTGCAATATACCGGAGGCACCACGGGCGTGGCCAAGGGCGCGATCCTGACACATCGCAACCTCCTGATGAACATGGCGCAGGCCATGACCTTCATCAATCCGCATGTCGCGCCGGGCAAAGAGGTCGTCCTGACCGCCATCCCCACCTATCACATCCTTGCCTTTACCTTGAACCTTCTGGGCTTTTTCCATCTGGGGGCGCGGAACCTGCTGATCCCGAACCCCCGCCCTCTGTCGAACCTGAAACGGGCGTTCGAAAATTATCCGATCACCTGGATCATCGGGGTCAACACGCTCTTTAACGGGCTGATGAACGAGTATTGGTTCACCGACAATCCACCCCGCCACCTCAAGGCCTCCTTCGCGGGGGGCATGGCGCTGCATGGGGCCGTGGCCGACCGCTGGCACAGCCTGACCGGGACCGAGATCGTCGAAGGCTATGGCCTGACCGAAACCTCACCCGTCGCCACCGGCAACCCGATCGGCGCGGCACGGCGCGGCTCCATCGGCATCCCCATGCCCTCGACCGATGTCCGCCTGCTGGATGAAGATGGGCAAGACGTGCCCCCCGGCACCCCCGGCGAATTCGCCATCCGTGGCCCGCAGGTCATGCAGGGCTACTGGAACCGCCCGGATGAAACCTCCGCTGTCCTCTGCGCCAAGGGGTTCCTGCGCACCGGCGATATCGCGGTGATGGACGATGACGGCTATTTCCGCATCGTCGACCGCAAGAAGGACATGATCCTCGTTTCAGGCTTCAACGTCTACCCGAACGAGGTGGAGGATTGCCTCGCCCGCCACCCCGCCGTGCAGGAATGCGCCGTGATCGGCGTGCCCGATGGCGCGGCGGGCGAACTGGTCCGCGCCTATGTCGTCCTCCGCGACCCCGGCGTGACCGAGGCCGACCTGCGCGCGCATTGCAAGGAAAGCCTCACCGCCTACAAGGTGCCCCGCCAGATCCATTTCCGAGACGATCTGCCCAAGACCAATGTCGGCAAGATCCTGCGCCGCAGTCTGCGGGACGAGGCGCTTTCCCAGATGAAAGGGGCCTGA
- a CDS encoding DUF2244 domain-containing protein: MPYEWLPPSADDTQARLHLWPYRSLPRKGFVLFIGATCALILVPMLSVLGSPVLWGILPFFALAIWGMWAALARSYKDAEIVEDLTLSRDSVSLIRHGPRGRRQDWQANPYWVSVQLHLTGGPVPNYLTLKGNSREVELGAFLSESERLSLHDELSERLARLR, from the coding sequence ATGCCTTACGAATGGTTGCCTCCTTCCGCCGATGACACGCAGGCCCGCCTGCATCTCTGGCCTTACCGATCCCTGCCCCGAAAGGGTTTTGTCCTTTTCATTGGGGCGACCTGTGCGCTGATCCTTGTCCCCATGCTCTCGGTCCTTGGCTCCCCTGTCCTTTGGGGCATCCTGCCCTTTTTCGCGCTAGCGATCTGGGGAATGTGGGCCGCCCTCGCCCGGTCCTACAAGGATGCCGAGATTGTGGAGGACCTCACCCTCAGTCGCGACTCTGTCTCGCTCATTCGGCATGGGCCAAGGGGGCGCAGGCAGGATTGGCAGGCCAATCCCTATTGGGTCTCGGTCCAGCTGCATCTGACCGGGGGGCCGGTGCCGAATTACCTGACGCTCAAGGGCAACAGCCGCGAGGTAGAGTTGGGGGCCTTTCTGTCCGAGTCCGAACGCCTTTCCCTGCATGACGAATTGTCAGAACGGCTTGCCCGCCTCCGTTAG
- the ctaD gene encoding cytochrome c oxidase subunit I, whose protein sequence is MADAAIHGHEHDERGFFTRWFMSTNHKDIGILYLFTGGIVGLISVIFTVYMRMELMNPGVQYMCQEGLRLVADAAATCTPNGHIWNVTITAHGILMMFFVVIPALFGGFGNYFMPLQIGAPDMAFPRMNNLSYWLYVAGTSLAVASLFAPGGGGELGSGAGVGWVLYPPLSTTAEGGYAMDLAIFAVHLSGASSILGAINMITTFLNMRAPGMTMHKVPLFAWSIFVTSWLILLALPVLAGAITMLLTDRNFGTTFFTPSGGGDPILYQHILWFFGHPEVYIIILPAFGIISQVIATFSRKPIFGYLPMVYAMVAIGVLGFVVWAHHMYTVGMSLQQQSYFMLATMVIAVPTGIKIFSWIATMWGGSVSFETPMLWAFGFLFLFTVGGVTGIVLSQAGVDRAYHDTYYVVAHFHYVMSLGAVFGIFAGIYYWMGKMSGRQYPEWAGKLHFWAMFIGSNLTFFPQHFLGRQGMPRRYIDYPEAFAYWNWWSSIGAMIAFSSFVFFIGVVFYTLKFGKRVTENNYWNEHADTLEWTLSSPPPEHTFETLPKQSDWDKGHAH, encoded by the coding sequence ATGGCGGACGCAGCCATTCATGGCCACGAACATGACGAGCGGGGCTTCTTCACCCGCTGGTTCATGTCGACGAACCACAAGGACATCGGGATCCTCTACCTCTTCACCGGCGGCATCGTCGGCCTGATCTCGGTCATCTTCACCGTCTACATGCGGATGGAGTTGATGAATCCCGGCGTCCAGTACATGTGCCAGGAAGGCCTGCGTCTGGTGGCCGATGCCGCCGCGACCTGCACGCCCAACGGCCATATCTGGAACGTAACGATCACCGCCCACGGCATCCTGATGATGTTCTTCGTGGTGATCCCCGCACTCTTCGGGGGCTTTGGCAACTACTTCATGCCGCTCCAGATCGGCGCGCCGGACATGGCTTTCCCGCGCATGAACAACCTGTCCTACTGGCTTTACGTCGCGGGCACCTCGCTCGCCGTGGCCTCGCTCTTCGCCCCCGGTGGCGGCGGCGAACTGGGGTCGGGCGCGGGCGTGGGCTGGGTTCTCTACCCGCCGCTCTCGACCACGGCCGAAGGCGGCTACGCCATGGACCTCGCCATCTTCGCGGTGCACCTGTCGGGTGCGTCCTCGATCCTCGGCGCGATCAACATGATCACCACCTTCCTGAACATGCGCGCGCCGGGCATGACGATGCACAAGGTGCCGCTCTTTGCCTGGTCGATCTTCGTCACCTCCTGGCTGATCCTTCTGGCCCTGCCGGTTCTGGCGGGCGCGATCACCATGCTGCTGACGGACCGGAACTTCGGCACCACCTTCTTCACGCCCTCGGGCGGCGGTGACCCGATCCTCTATCAGCACATCCTGTGGTTCTTCGGCCACCCGGAAGTCTACATCATCATCCTGCCCGCCTTCGGGATCATCTCCCAAGTCATCGCGACCTTCTCGCGCAAGCCGATCTTCGGCTACCTGCCGATGGTCTATGCGATGGTGGCGATCGGGGTGCTGGGCTTCGTCGTCTGGGCGCACCACATGTATACGGTGGGCATGTCGCTGCAGCAGCAGTCCTACTTCATGCTCGCCACGATGGTGATCGCGGTGCCCACCGGCATCAAGATCTTCTCGTGGATCGCGACGATGTGGGGCGGTTCGGTCAGCTTTGAAACCCCGATGCTCTGGGCCTTCGGCTTCCTCTTCCTCTTCACCGTCGGCGGCGTCACGGGCATCGTGCTGAGCCAGGCCGGTGTCGACCGCGCCTATCACGACACCTACTACGTCGTGGCGCACTTCCACTATGTGATGTCGCTCGGCGCCGTCTTCGGCATCTTCGCGGGCATCTACTACTGGATGGGCAAGATGTCGGGCCGCCAATACCCTGAATGGGCGGGCAAGCTGCACTTCTGGGCGATGTTCATCGGGTCGAACCTGACCTTCTTCCCGCAGCACTTCCTTGGCCGTCAGGGCATGCCGCGCCGCTACATCGACTACCCAGAGGCTTTTGCCTACTGGAACTGGTGGTCGTCCATCGGCGCGATGATCGCCTTCTCGTCCTTCGTCTTCTTCATCGGTGTGGTGTTCTACACCCTGAAGTTCGGCAAGCGGGTGACCGAGAACAACTACTGGAACGAACATGCCGACACGCTGGAATGGACCCTGTCCTCCCCGCCGCCGGAACACACGTTCGAAACGCTGCCCAAGCAATCGGATTGGGACAAGGGCCACGCCCACTAA
- a CDS encoding c-type cytochrome, whose product MTRTLIAALTLATLTAPAFAQDAAKGEADFKKCKACHAIIAADGTEIVKGGKTGPNLFGILGRTVGGLEGYAYGDSIVAVGASGAVWDEAMIAAYLVDPTKWLKEQTGDAAAKSKMSFKLAKGGEDMAAYLATLK is encoded by the coding sequence ATGACCCGGACCCTCATCGCCGCCCTCACGCTCGCCACCCTCACCGCGCCCGCCTTCGCGCAGGATGCCGCGAAAGGCGAGGCCGATTTCAAGAAATGCAAGGCCTGCCACGCGATCATCGCCGCCGACGGGACCGAGATCGTCAAGGGCGGCAAGACCGGCCCCAATCTCTTCGGCATCCTGGGCCGCACCGTTGGCGGCCTTGAAGGCTACGCCTATGGCGACTCGATCGTCGCCGTCGGGGCCAGCGGCGCCGTCTGGGACGAGGCGATGATCGCCGCCTATCTCGTCGATCCGACCAAGTGGCTCAAGGAACAGACCGGCGACGCCGCCGCGAAATCCAAGATGTCTTTCAAACTGGCGAAGGGTGGCGAAGACATGGCCGCCTACCTTGCCACGCTGAAATAA